The sequence AACAAACATCCTGTGGTGTTGTTTACAGGGTTCTGTTTATGTGCTGTTTACGgtgtgttgtttatgttatgttgttgtttacagggtGTTGTTTACAGCAGCGTTGTAGGCCTGTATGCTCACCAGGCTCTTCTCTATGTCCAGTTTCATCTACGAGCTGCTGGAAAGAGCCCACCTGACCTACAGGACCAGGACCCCGGTCTGTGAGGCTCTGGAGCAGATCTGTGGACACCTGGCAGGAAGTCAGTGCTGTCAGCTGGTTCTGTAGCGTGTCTGGTTCACACCTGGAGGGGAGGTGGGCTCAGTCCAGAACTCACCTGTGTGACGCTTCTCTCACCAGAACCTGGAATATTCTTGAACACCAGCGGACTGCAGAAGCTGTCTGATCTCATTCAGGTGTGTTCCATCAGGAAAGAGGGGGTATGGGGGTAAACAAAGGTTTGGTTTGAAGCTTCTACCATAAGCTCAAACTGATGAATTCATGACTCATGAAATAATCAGCAGCATATGGTCTGAATGTTGTCCTGTAGTTGGTGTTCTGTGGAGAACCTTCAGAGACGGAGCGACAGCAGCAGATGCATCTCAACACAGTCCATTTTAAGGTGCACCTGTCACACGCCGTAGGTGACCATGTTGGAATCATGTGACCAGCATCATTAGACATGTTCCTCTGTTCGGTTCAGGTCCACATCCATCGAGAAACCGGCTACCACAACAGAAAAGGGAGCGCCGACGTGTGGACGTCGTCTTCATCGAAGAaacaaggtgatgatgatgatggtgatgatgatgcacaGCCTGAGAACCAGACTCATCCACAGGGTCCTGGTGTGATCACCTCATTATGTTGGAGTCTGAGGGTCAGGTCAGAAGAGCCTCTACAAGAGAGAAGTTCGTCATGGCTGGACGTGGTGAAGCAGAGTAGCATGACTCAGCATCACTCTGGATGACTCAGCATCACTCTGGATGACTCAGCATCACTCTGGATGACTCAGCATCACTCTGGATGACTCAATATCATTCAGCATGACTCAGCATCactcaacatgtttctgcatGACTCAGAATGACTCAGTAGCAATTAGCATGACTCAGCACCATTACATGACTCAGATTGACTCAATATCACTCAACATGACTCAGCGTCACTCAGCATGAGTCGGCATCACTCAGCATGACTCGGCGTCACTCAGTATCACTCAACATGACTGAATTTTACTCGGCATGACTCAATATCTCTCAGCATGATTCAGCATCTCTCAACATGACTCTGCATCTCTGCATGACTCAGCATCACTCAGTATCACTCTGCATCACTCTGCATGACTCGGCGTATCCATTTCCAGGAGTAACCGTTAACAGAGTGAACAAGTTAATGCATCATGTGTGAAAGTTGTCCCCGTCGGTTTGCTGCAACACGAATCACACCTCCGGGGTTCCTGCTGGTGTTTTATTGATCGTTATTCCTGACGGGATTAGTAACGGAGTTCCTGTCGTCAGATCTTCGGTGGTAGATGTTTGGTCTGATCCCCAGAACTTCATGCGCTGCATCGTTCATTAACTGTTCCTGTCAGATCCGTTTCTGTGTGAGCGTCAGACCCACAggttgatctgtgactccactTGATTGATTCCTCTGAACCTCCAGGAAACGTCTTGAGCTACTGGTGCTTCTCTCCCGGCTTCAGCATGCAGGACCTGGAGCGCCAGGGGGTTCGCTGCATCATCCTGACCAGCGGCACCCTGTCCCCCCTGTCCTCCTTCAGGTCTGAGATGAGAATGTGAGTCACCGCCGACGAGTGAACGTTTGCCTCTAATACTGATCTGATCACGCGGTTTCCTGGGAGTTGATTGGTCAGGAGCTTGTAGTCAAGAAGTAAAGCAGAGTCTTCACCTGAGTTAACGTCTTTAGAATGACCCGTTAGCTTGAGCTTCAGGTGAGTCTGGAGGCTAAAGACCTGGTTCACACACACCCGGATCCGTCGTGAGTGTGAACAAACGAACCGGAGCTGTGTCGGTGACCCGTTTGGGTCCTGACGACAGGCCAACCAGGAGCCTTCAGCCGTGTTGTTTCTGCAGAGAATTCCCGGTGACTCTGGAGAACGGTCATGTGATCGAGCGGGACCAGATCTTTGTGAGCGTCGTCGACCGGGGTCCAGATGGAGTGAACTTGAGTTCAGCATTTGATAGAAGGTGGGTTCAAGACTCGTTTCGTCTCTCGGTGGGTGTGTCCGCCCATGATCCCATCACTCCTGGCTTCAAAGTGGTCCGACTGGATCGGTAGGATGGACGGAGAGTAGACCCGGGTCTGAACTGgactctctcctctctgttgtAGGTTTATCCCTGAGAACATGGCGTCTCTGGGCAACACAGTGGGTAAGTTCACGCCTCAGGTGTCCTGTCGGGCCGGGAGGTTCTGTTCCCCCCTCACGTTGGTTCCTGTGGTGTCGCCTCAGCAAACCTGAGCCGGGTGGTTCCTCACGGCCTCCTGGTGTTCTTTCCCTCCTTCCCTTTGATGGAGAAGACACTGGACTTCTGGAGAGTatgtggagatggagatgtTTCTGAAGGAATCTGTGGCTGTAATGTGTAAGTTGTgttacatcagtgtgtgtgtgtgtgtgtgtgtgtgtttccagggtAAAGGACATGCAGAACGCATTGACCATGTGAAGCCCATGTTTgtggaaacaaaaggaaaggGTGCCTTCACTGAGGTGGGACTTGACCTAACAACCTTCATGTCAGCTTAAGGAGCTGGTTGAACGGTTCCTGTGAGCTCCAATGTCTGTCCCCAGGTGATTGATGGGTACTACAACAAAGTCAACGACCCGGCGTCCAAAGGAGGATCCTTCTTCGCCGTGTGTAGAGGGAAGGTGAGGTCCATGAGTTTAAAGAGCACAGGAACCTCACCTGCTGCTTCCATCCAGCACGTGTTTGTGTTGTCTGGTCGTCGTGTGAACGTGAAGGTGGGATTGGACCCTGGTTTTGTCCAAACGGATCCCGCCTCAGGTCCGTTCAGCGGCGGTGATGCGATGTCCATGTCTTCACCGTGACGTGTCGTCCTCTCAGGCCAGTGAAGGGCTGGACTTTGCCGACACCTTTGGTCGGGGCGTCATCATCACAGGCCTTCCTTTCCCGCCCAAGATGGATCCCCGAGTCATCCTCAAGATGCAGTTCCTGGATGAGATGAACCTGAAGAAGACTCCTGAGCTGAAGGTGAGAGGAGGAGCCTCGGTGAGTCACTGAGCAGGTTTGGAGTCacagtctgagtgtgtgtgtgtgtgtgtgtgtgtgtgtgtgtgtgtgtgtgtgtgtgtgtgtgtgtgtgtgtgtgtgtgtgtgtgtgtgcagtaccTGTCGGGGCAGCAGTGGTACCGACAGCAGGCGTTCCGAGCCGTGAACCAGGCCATAGGGAGAGTCATTCGCCACAAGGAAGACTATGGAGCAATCTTCCTCTGCGACGAGCGGTAGGCTTGGAGCCCTCCGTCACCCCTGGGGTTCAGTTCCGGGTAGGGCTCCCATCTCCAATCCACTCATCTTCTGATCTGGTCCCACAGGTTTAAGGGACTCAATGCCCGGGAGCAGCTTCCCTCCTGGATCCGGCCTTACGTTCGTCTGCATGACAGCTTTGGGAATTTGGTCCGTGAAGTCTCGCAGTTCTTCAGGGTGGCACAGAAACTGGTAGGACTCTGGACTAACACGTCCAATCACGTCGTCCTACCACATGGGATTGTCATTGGTTTCCATGGTAATCCGCACTGTTTGAATGGTTGACTGAATGCAGGCGGGTGTGGCATGGATACCACGCGTTAGTCCTGGTTGTTGGGGTGATGGGGTGATGGGGGCTGGTCTGAGCAGCATGTCTGTGTTTGAATGTCAGAGGCCAGTGGAAGAGAAGAAACCTACAACAGCGGGTGAGACGCTACGTCCAGCAGACTGGCAGTCCTCCAGCACCTCTTCACGCTCATCCTCCCAAAGCTGCCACGCCCAGAAGGCCAAGGTGTTGGACGCCCACCTCCCAagcctgaagaggaggagactgGGTGAGTGAAAGAGAGACGCCTCCTTCACAGAGCTAACGCTATCGATGAGTCAGGCTCTCATATGTGGGCTCTGATCAGATGACCACACAAGAGCCAATGACATGTCCAGGATCCTCAGTGAGTACGAGGGTGAGGGGCaggggaggaagacgaggcCAGCCAGCCTGTTGGAAGCCCTGGAGCGAGTTGACCACtgcagaggaaaggaggaagaggtcgGAGAGGAGAAGGTAGCTGCACCTGTCCGAAAGAATGTTCACGTAAAGATAACAGTTGTGATGAGGGTAACGTCTGGTACAGCAAGGGTTAGGGTGACCCTACGCCTTACCCTGACCGGATCGGACTTTACTGATGCAGCGAAACAGTGGTGGTGACGACTTCCTGTGTGCGTTCTCTTCGTAGGCACATCGTTTGTCCACGCTGTCTCTTCAGTACGACAAGAGGGCGGATGATGACCTACGGGGCGGCAAACGCAAAATCAGACTGGTCCACGGACAGGTAGGTTACCTCAGTGACCATCATGACCAGCTGAGAGGGAACGTGACCTGAACTAACTAGCTAACTAACTAGCTAACTAACTCAACATGATGCACCTTAATACCGCAACTGCAGCATGAAGGTTGTTGATGAGGCATCTCAGATGGGGCATCccatttatctatctatccaccCATCCAGAAGACTGACCAGCTGTAGTTCCTATAGTATATTAGGTGATGTATTTGATCATTTCAGTGATGTTAAATGCTATACGGCGGGGGGAATATGTTTATCATGTATGTCTTTCGAATGTATTGAACATGGTTATCCCTCGTTTCCACATTTCTTTGTTGAAGAAGAGCAGCCTGGAGGTGTCTGATGAAGTCAAAGGCAGTAGAGCAAAGGCTTTATTGGCAGAAATGAAGAAGTCACTGAGCCAGGTGACCTTTGACCAAATTATTCAAGCTCTGCAAAACTACAAGAAGACCGACAACATGGACATCCTTCTGTCTGAGATCTCTGTCTTAAGTGAAGATGTCAATACACACAGTCTGCTCAAGGGTAAGTCTGCTGCTCAGGGGTTAGTCTTCAGCTCAGGGGTTAGTCTTCAGCTCAGGGGTTAGTCTTCAGCTCAGGGGTTAGTCTTCAGCTCAGGGGTTAGTCTTCAGCTCAGGGGTTAGTCTTCAGCATGTGGCATATGTGACATCCTGTGGGCAAATGATGGCAGCAGAAATACACTCGTTCTGAGTCCCAgctcctcgtgtgtgtgtgtgtgtgcgtgtgcatgtgcgtgtgtgtgtgtgtgtgtgtgtgtttcaggcatCTACCAGTTTGTTCGTTCGCATCATAAGCAGAAGTTTGATGAGAAATGCTTGGAGCTGATTGGTCAGGGCTGCGGGTACACACCTGATCACTCATTGGCTAAAGGTAAGAAGAAACAGCAGTGTGGACACCCCCTGAAATGTGTGTTGCAGGACTACCGTCATGCTCCTGACATGGTTTGCTCAGAGTGACACCGTGTTCGGTTGACCCCCCCCCGAACCCTCCCAGGTGTTACGGGGGGTCGGACtctgaagtgaagtgaagacaAGCGGTATCTCAGTTTTGTTGCTTTTGatgccacagacagacagatggttgAGGGTTTGAAACCCTCCAGCGGGGCGTCAGGCTGCAGCCAGCTGAACACACAGCAGCTCAACAGAGGAGGACCCCACCTTAGCCAGCAGGGTCTCCGGGGACCTCAGCCTGGAGAGAcgtcacttcctgcttctgcTTCACGCACCAGCTTTCAGTCCACGTTTGTGGCCGAGGTGAAGAAAGCCCTGGGACCCGAGAAGTCAGCGCAGCTCTTCAGCGCCCTCTGCAGCTACAAGAACACGGAGAACTATGACAACATGGTGACCACGGTTGTGAGCCTGTTCACTGAGAGGGATGAAGACTTCCACCTTCTTGTCCGTACGTTCCCTCATTGGCTGCACACGTTCCCGTTCCTGTAATGTGGATTGGTTCTTCATGTTTGGTCTTCAAATGTTCTTTCCTCAGGGTTTGGCATGTATATTCGTCCTCACCATAAGAGGCAGTACAAACGCATGTTGAACGCTCTGGCAGGTCTGCCCGACCTGGAAGAGGACGCTTCTGCTGCCGCTGAAGGTCAGCAAACACAAGGTACTGTATCATCGATCaagcctcttcttcttcattctttGCTGGTTTATTCCCCATTTATGTTCGACGCCCATGTTGACTATTGGATGTGCAAATGGAGCTCAGCCAGTGGGACAAAGTCGCTGCAGTCAGCTCGAATCAAGACTGTCGTGTCATTATGGAGCACTGACTGACCACGGCAGCAGTTTCCTTTTTAAATATCCATTTCCGCAAATACAACAATAGtttcatattttataaaatgaaatcatatAACTACTGTTTGATTGCAACAAGACTCAAACTAATTGTTCTGGGTTGTTTTTCCAGCTCCGTCATCACCTACTTAGAAGACGCAGAGCAAGACTTCCAGTTCCCCAAGCAGCCAAAGACAATAGAATCTATTTCACAGCAATAAAGTGTTGTTGGTCAgctgaaaaaatgtattcagatgaaaatacatatttgaatgATAAAGACTGACACTGAACTAGATGGAAAAGTGGACGAATGTCTGCTGAATTTGATGGCTGATCAGCCAAGTTTAGGAGAACCAGATCCCTGACCCTGGAAAGTTTCTCCTAAACTTTGGAATAATGTGTTGAGTCctttaaaagatgttttctcACAGGGGTTCTGGTTGAATTGTTGTTCCTGCACTCAGACCAAATTGAAACTGACCCCTCCACAAACATGGGTGTGATTGTGTTGATCTTTGAAAGGTAAAATGTTGAAGGGCTTGTCACTTTAAGGGCTTTCTTACGTAAGCCCATCGAATCTGTTCTGTACATGTTCTGTTCATTTAGAAACACAACTAATAAAGAGAATTGAGTTCATTTTATATCGACTTTGCTGTTTACTGCTGGCTCTTTCTATCTAAAGCAGGGGTATCAAACTcgttttcaccaagggccacttcagcataatggctggcctcaaagggccaggtgtaacttaaaaatgtaactcaACGTACAGTGGAGGAAAAAATACTTAGTCAGCCACCAATTGTGCAGGTTCCCCCACTTAAAAAGTTGAGAGAGGCCTGTAATTGTCACCATAGGTACACCTCAGCTATGAGAGacaaaaggaggaagaaaaatccagaaaatcatATCGTCTGATTTGCTAATTATGttggaaaataagtatttggtcaCCTGCAAACAAGATTCCTGGCTCTCACAGAGCtgtaacttctttttttaagaGGTTCCTCTGTCGTCCACTCGTTACCTGTTTCAATGGTACCTGTTTGAATTCATTAGCAGTAAAAAAATACACCTGtccatgtgaaaaaaataaaataatctcattCACTCACCCACATAGTTAATTTTAAATACAAGGGGGATTTCATCATTCATCAGTTGGACTTCAGCGGGGCAGTTTTTTACCACCAGTTCTGGGACGGTTTGCATCTGAGTgcgacgcgagtgggatgaggactTGGACTCGGAGTTGGGCTTAAGATCtcacctctactttcagtgcgtacgatcggaaaggtaaagtgacaggagatacagctgacgcacggatggaactgagcaggtattgtagatggatgtttctcatacagcgccttctctgttttacctacattatttattttataagggcATTCCGTAGTTTAATAtccatagatcgtttgagatacataatataaatataatttcagGAGTTCACAGAATCAGGAAAGTGTTTCTGGATTCATTATCATTTGTGTTCACAACACCTCCAAAAGGTggatagcagaggatggtttcgatccatcgacctctgggttatgggcccagcacgcttccgctgcgccactctgctgttGATCACCCCagatgggactcgaacccacaatCCCTGGCTTAGGAGGCCAGtgccttatccattaggccactGGGGCTTCTGAATGggagaggtgactgttgtgtcCATGTGCTTTGAGTTGCACCACAAAGCACCAGTGAAGTCCATTGTGTCATGATGAATGACGTACCAATGGTCCCAGATGTTGTTGTGGCAGTGATGGAAAAGTggacaagagaaagagaagaacacGATGAACCTGTGACTGAATGTCTGCTTGAACACTGTCATAGCAGGAAAAAGTGGTTTGTGTCTTTCAGGTGGTCCTGGATTGTATTAACCACGGGTAACCAGGGATTAGTGTAGACAGCAATACCTTTAGCTACTGTTAGCTAACACGTGTTACCTACCTAAGTATTTTGCTGTTAACTAACAAAAACGTAGGCAAATCTGACATTTCACACATCTGACCATTAATCTGATCACACATTATAATCTATCAATAACAAATAAGGTCATAAATAGAGAAATGACTTACATGTGTGTTGCTCTGTAACAATGAGCCTCTGGGTGCTGACACCAGGTGTGTTGGTCAGACAGGTGCATCAGAAGTGACAGATGACATCAGATGTGGACGTGGGACAGTAAAAGTTGCTAAGAATTAAAGATTCATACAAGATtccataacaaaaaaatcaaagctagtgatttgatctatgaaaagcactagctttgatctttgaccgaTGATaataggtcaaggtaaaattttgaattcaggggtgtcgcgggatgttgcagtctgtgactgcgtTGGTTCTTGTCTAAAAAAGCAAATGGCCTcttgtcacaaacatgttttataaagaatacctggaatatgaataACTTTTCATTTAGAAGCTTTTGGAAAATAAACAACCCCTGAGGTCATGGATGACCCCACCTGTGCGTCTGAGGGTTAAAG is a genomic window of Antennarius striatus isolate MH-2024 chromosome 2, ASM4005453v1, whole genome shotgun sequence containing:
- the rtel1 gene encoding regulator of telomere elongation helicase 1 isoform X1 — its product is MTSLRLNGVTVRFPFPPYDCQKEYMSKVLECLQRSVNGVLESPTGTGKTLCLLCAALAWRESLKDAVSAQKIAARLGDQELFPDRPLASWGSADADSKAPNSYTDVPKIIYASRTHSQLAQVVSELKNTSYRPKVSVLGSREQLCINPEVMRQESNHVKVHMCRNKVSTRSCVFYNNTEEKSTDRDLVTSILDVEDLVKYGNKHRACPYYLSRSLKQQADIVFTPYNYLLDPKTRRAHNIELNGAVVIFDEAHNVEKTCEQSTSLDLTPHDVASAIAAVDRMLQEQAKEVGHQDAGGEDGNLEPLQSGLNMELSTIAKIKQILLDLEAAIDSYDVPNDKGITKPGIFIYELLERAHLTYRTRTPVCEALEQICGHLAGKPGIFLNTSGLQKLSDLIQLVFCGEPSETERQQQMHLNTVHFKVHIHRETGYHNRKGSADVWTSSSSKKQGNVLSYWCFSPGFSMQDLERQGVRCIILTSGTLSPLSSFRSEMRIEFPVTLENGHVIERDQIFVSVVDRGPDGVNLSSAFDRRFIPENMASLGNTVANLSRVVPHGLLVFFPSFPLMEKTLDFWRGKGHAERIDHVKPMFVETKGKGAFTEVIDGYYNKVNDPASKGGSFFAVCRGKASEGLDFADTFGRGVIITGLPFPPKMDPRVILKMQFLDEMNLKKTPELKYLSGQQWYRQQAFRAVNQAIGRVIRHKEDYGAIFLCDERFKGLNAREQLPSWIRPYVRLHDSFGNLVREVSQFFRVAQKLRPVEEKKPTTAGETLRPADWQSSSTSSRSSSQSCHAQKAKVLDAHLPSLKRRRLDDHTRANDMSRILSEYEGEGQGRKTRPASLLEALERVDHCRGKEEEVGEEKAHRLSTLSLQYDKRADDDLRGGKRKIRLVHGQKSSLEVSDEVKGSRAKALLAEMKKSLSQVTFDQIIQALQNYKKTDNMDILLSEISVLSEDVNTHSLLKGIYQFVRSHHKQKFDEKCLELIGQGCGYTPDHSLAKDRQMVEGLKPSSGASGCSQLNTQQLNRGGPHLSQQGLRGPQPGETSLPASASRTSFQSTFVAEVKKALGPEKSAQLFSALCSYKNTENYDNMVTTVVSLFTERDEDFHLLVRFGMYIRPHHKRQYKRMLNALAGLPDLEEDASAAAEGQQTQAPSSPT
- the rtel1 gene encoding regulator of telomere elongation helicase 1 isoform X2, which gives rise to MTSLRLNGVTVRFPFPPYDCQKEYMSKVLECLQRSVNGVLESPTGTGKTLCLLCAALAWRESLKDAVSAQKIAARLGDQELFPDRPLASWGSADADSKAPNSYTDVPKIIYASRTHSQLAQVVSELKNTSYRPKVSVLGSREQLCINPEVMRQESNHVKVHMCRNKVSTRSCVFYNNTEEKSTDRDLVTSILDVEDLVKYGNKHRACPYYLSRSLKQQADIVFTPYNYLLDPKTRRAHNIELNGAVVIFDEAHNVEKTCEQSTSLDLTPHDVASAIAAVDRMLQEQAKEVGHQDAGGEDGNLEPLQSGLNMELSTIAKIKQILLDLEAAIDSYDVPNDKGITKPGIFIYELLERAHLTYRTRTPVCEALEQICGHLAGKPGIFLNTSGLQKLSDLIQLVFCGEPSETERQQQMHLNTVHFKVHIHRETGYHNRKGSADVWTSSSSKKQGNVLSYWCFSPGFSMQDLERQGVRCIILTSGTLSPLSSFRSEMRIEFPVTLENGHVIERDQIFVSVVDRGPDGVNLSSAFDRRFIPENMASLGNTVANLSRVVPHGLLVFFPSFPLMEKTLDFWRGKGHAERIDHVKPMFVETKGKGAFTEVIDGYYNKVNDPASKGGSFFAVCRGKASEGLDFADTFGRGVIITGLPFPPKMDPRVILKMQFLDEMNLKKTPELKYLSGQQWYRQQAFRAVNQAIGRVIRHKEDYGAIFLCDERFKGLNAREQLPSWIRPYVRLHDSFGNLVREVSQFFRVAQKLRPVEEKKPTTAGETLRPADWQSSSTSSRSSSQSCHAQKAKVLDAHLPSLKRRRLDDHTRANDMSRILSEYEGEGQGRKTRPASLLEALERVDHCRGKEEEVGEEKAHRLSTLSLQYDKRADDDLRGGKRKIRLVHGQSSLEVSDEVKGSRAKALLAEMKKSLSQVTFDQIIQALQNYKKTDNMDILLSEISVLSEDVNTHSLLKGIYQFVRSHHKQKFDEKCLELIGQGCGYTPDHSLAKDRQMVEGLKPSSGASGCSQLNTQQLNRGGPHLSQQGLRGPQPGETSLPASASRTSFQSTFVAEVKKALGPEKSAQLFSALCSYKNTENYDNMVTTVVSLFTERDEDFHLLVRFGMYIRPHHKRQYKRMLNALAGLPDLEEDASAAAEGQQTQAPSSPT